The window TTCTAAAAATCTTTTCAATTCCAAGTAATTCTCAATTATTCCATTATGAACTACAGCAATTGTTTTATCCATACTTAAATGTGGATGAGAATTTCTATCGGAAGGCTCTCCATGTGTAGCCCATCTTGTATGTCCAATCCCTAAGTTACTATTTATTTCTTTTTCTTTTAAAGCTTCGATTAAGTTATTTAGTTTACCTTTTTTCTTTTCTACAAAAATATGATCATTTTCTATTAATGCAATTCCTGCAGAATCATATCCTCTGTATTCTAAACTTTCTAATCCTTTTAATATAGCATTTTTAGCTATTCCATTTCCTACATAACCTACAATTCCACACATATAAAATCCTCCTAATTATTTAATTTTCAATGTTCTACTATTATGAGGATTGTTACTAAAACTTTTTTGTCCTAAAAATTACTTTTTAGTTTTGTAAGTTTATTTAGGGTGTAACTCCCTCTGGAGTATCCGCCGAAATTTCGATTATCTCCAGTCCTCGTCAACTTTTTTATAAAGTTCTGGCGCTTTTTATTATCATTCCTCAAATAATAGTTCTATGAATCATACCATAATAATCATTAAAATTCAAGTTTTCAAAGAATAAGTGTGCACTTGTCTCTTGTTTTTATTTTTTATATTGACTTTAATAGTATTAGTGCGCTATAATTATAAAAAATGAAAACGGTTACATTTTAAAGGAGAAATTTTTATGACAATGAAGGAAATTGCTCAAAGCCTAGGTTTATCTGTAGCTACAGTATCGCGAGCTATAAATAACAAACCTAATGTTAACCCTAAAACAAAGAAATTAATAAAAGAATTCGCAGAAAAAATAATGTACACTCCTAATGCTGCAGCTCAACAATTGGCAAAAAAAGAAAATAAAACTATTGGAATTTTAGTTCCAACATTGTCTAATCCTTTTTTTAGTGAATTAATAGATAATGTATGTAAACTTTTATACGATAATAATTATCAGGTGATAATTTACAATTCTAATAACGATTTTTCTATTGAAAAAGCCTCAATTAAAGAAATGGTAGCAGCTAGAGTTAATGGTGCTATTATAATTCTTGCTAAAAGCAGTTATGAAGAAAATCCTTTAATGGCTTTTGAAAAATTAAATATTCCTTCAATACTTCTAGATAGAGAAATGTATTCTTATGAAGGAGCTGGTATTTATCTAGATAATGAAAAAGGAGCTTATGAGATTACAAAAAATCTTATTGTAAAAAATTGTAAAAATATTGGATTTCTTACTGGAAATTTAAATTTAAAAACTGCTTCAGACCGTTTTATGGGCTATAAAAGAGCTCTAGCTGAACATAATATTCCTTTCAAAGAAGAAAATATATTTTATGGAGATTTTACAATTAAAAGTGGATTAGATTCTTATAAAAAATTTAATTTAAATGAAATAGATGGAATTTTTGCTTCAAATAATCTCATGTTAATTGGATTTTTAAAAGGACAAAAAAATAAAAATAGGAATATACATTTAGCATGTTTTGATAAAATTTCTCTTTTAGAGATTTTAGATTATAACATAACTTTTTGTGAATTTTCTTTTGATAATATATGTAATAACGTTTTAAAATTTTTAGAAAACAATGAAAAAAATCAAATATATATTACCCCTATGGTGAAAGGATAAAGTTTATGAAGAAAATCTTAGTTGTTGGAAGTATTAATATGGACTTAGTGACAATATGTGAAAGAGCTCCAAAAGGAGGAGAAACTCTTTTTGGTAAAGAATTTCTTCAAATTCCTGGTGGAAAAGGAGCTAATCAAGCTGTAGCTATTGGAAAACTTAATGGAAATGTTTGTATGTTAGGTAAAGTAGGAAGTGACTCTTTAGGAGATACTCTTCTGGGATCTCTTAAAAATAATAATGTTAATATAAAGCATGTTGAAAAAGTTGAAGGTTCTTCTGGAATAGCTAAAATTATTGTTGAAGAAAATGGTGAAAATAGAATCTTAGTAGTTCCTGGAGCTAATGGGAAAGTTGATATTAATTTTATAGAAAGAAATATTGAAATTATAGAAAATAGTGACTATATTATTGCTCAGTTAGAAATACCTGTAGAAACAGTAGAATTTTTATTTAAAAAAGCTAAATCTTTAAACAAAACAACTATTTTGAATCCTGCTCCTGGTAGAATTTTAAGTAGAGAAATAATAGAATATTCTGATTTTATTATTCCTAATGAAAGTGAATTAGAATTATTAACTGGGTTAAAAACAGATAGTGAAGATAATATTAAAAAAGCTGGTAAAGTTCTTCTAGAATTAGGAGTAAAAGGACTATTAGTTACAATGGGGAGTAAAGGTTCTTTATATATGACTAAAAGTGAAAGTAAATTTTATCCAGCATACAAAGTTAAAGCATTAGATACAACTGCAGCTGGGGATAGTTTTATTGGAGGCTTTGCAACGGGACTTTCTAAAGGTTTACAGATTAAAGATGCTATTAATTTAGGAACTAAAGTTGCAGCTATTTCTGTTACTAGAAGAGGAGCTCAAACATCTTTACCAACATTAGATGAAGTTATTGCTTTTAAAGGAGAAAAATAATGAAAAAATCAAGATTATTAAATTCAGAAATATCTTATGAAATAAGTAAATTAGGTCATACAGATCATATTACAGTGTGTGATGCAGGACTTCCTATTTCTGAGTCAGTAAAAAGAATAGATTTAGCAATCGAAAGAAATATTCCTCCTTTTATAGATGTATTAGATCCTATTCTAGAAGAAATGATGGTCGAAGAAATAATTTTAGCCACAGAAATATTAGAACATAATCTTTTTATTTATGATGAAATAAAAAAATTATTTATAAAGCATAATATGAAACCAAAAATTACTTTAATAACTCATGAAGAATTTAAAGTAATAACTAAAAAAAGTAAAGCAATAATTCGTAGTGGTGAATGCAGTCCCTATGCAAATATTATCTTAAAATCTGGTGTAGTTTTTTAAAATAAGGAGTTCTAAATGAATAAAGAAAAAGTTTTAGAAATGAAAAATATTATTAAAACATTTCCTGGTGTAAAAGCTTTAGATGGAGCTTTCCTTAATGTTTATAAAGGTAGAGTTATGGCATTAATGGGAGAGAATGGAGCTGGAAAATCAACTTTAATGAAAATAATGACTGGTATTTATAACAAAGATTCTGGTGAAATTAAATATAAAGGTATCCCTGTTAGCTTTAAAAATTCTAAAGATTCTCAAGAGGCAGGAATTGCAATTATTCATCAAGAACTTAATTTAATACCTTATTTAAGTATAACAGAAAATATCTTCTTAGGGAGAGAAATTGCAAATAAAATTGGAAAAATAGATTGGAAAAAAATGAATAAAGAAGCAAGAGAACTTTTAGATTTATTAAATATATCTGATAGTGAAAAAACTCTTATTAAAGATTTAACTATTGGTAAAATGCAAATGGTTGAAATCGCTAAAGCTCTTTCTCAAAAAGCAGAACTTATTGTTATGGATGAACCAACAGATGCTTTAACAGATAAAGAAACTGCAAGTCTTTTTAAGGTTATTAAAAGTTTAACTAAAAAAGGAAAAAGTATTATTTATATTTCTCATAGATTAAAAGAAATTCCAGAAATATGTGATGATATTACTATTATGAGAGATGGTAAATTTGTAAAAGAAGCGGAAGTTAAAAATATTGATGAAAATTTCATTATTGAAAATATGGTTGGAAGAACTTTAGATGAGCAATTTCCAAGGATAACAGTTCCTTTAGGAAAAGAAATTTTAAAAGTAGAAAACTTAAATGGAGAACATGTTAAAAATGTAAGTTTTTCTATTCACCAAGGAGAAATTTTAGGTATTGCAGGTCTTATGGGTGCTGGAAGAAGTGAACTTGTTAAAACGATATATGGATATTATAAAAAAAATCAAGGACAAATATTTATTGATGGACAAAAAGTTAATATTAACTCTCCTGAAGATGGAATTAAAAATGGTATTGCTTATGTATCAGAAGATCGTAAAGGAGATGGCTTGGTATTAGGTTTAAGTGTAAAAGAAAATATGACTCTTTCTTCTTTAACTTCAATCTCTAATATTGGAAAAATAAATAATAAAAAAGAAAATTCTTTAGTTGAAGACTTTATAAATAAATTTAGAATAAAAACACCATCAAAAGAACAAATAATTAAAAATTTAAGTGGGGGAAATCAACAAAAAGTTGCTATTGCTAAAGCGCTATTAACAAATCCTAAAATTTTAATCTTAGATGAGCCTACAAGAGGTGTTGACGTTGGAGCAAAAAAAGAAATTTATGATGTTATAAATGAATTAAAGAAAAAAGGATTAAGTATTATTATGATTTCCTCTGAAATGCCAGAAGTTATGGGATTAAGTGATAGAATTATGGTAATGCATGAAAATAAAATCAGCGGAAATCTAACTTTAGAGGAAGCTACTCAAGAAAATATAATGAGATGTGCTGTGGGAGTGAAATAAATGTTAAAAAAAATACTAAATAACAAACCTTTAATTGGATTAATAATTTTTTCAATTATAGTTTCAATTATAAATCCAAGATTTTTATCTTTTATGAATATTTTAAATGTTTTGAGACAAACCTCTGTCAATTCTATAATTGCTATAGGAATGACTCTTGTTATCCTAACTGCTGGAATTGATTTATCAGTAGGGTCTATTTTAGCAATATCTGGAGCCTTTTGTGCGGGAATGATTGCCTTTGGATTAACTCCTGTAATATCTATAATTTTAGCTCTAGGAGCAGGATTCTTATTCGGAATGTTTAATGGTGTATTAGTTTCAAAAGGAAAATTACAACCTTTTATAGTAACTTTAGTTACTATGACTCTACTTAGAGGAGCAACTTTAGTATTTACAGATGGAAAACCTATTCCTGTTAGAAATGGAGGAGCAATCTTTGATAATATTGGAGAAGGTTATTTTTTAAATATTCCTATTCCCATTTATATAATGGTCTTATTATTTATCAGTGGTTATTTCCTTCTAACTCATACTAAATTTGGTAGATATATATATGCAATTGGTGGAAATGAAGAAGCAACTAAACTTTCTGGAATAAACACTGATAAAGTTAAAATAATGGTTTATGGTATTTCTGGTTTATTGTCTGCATTAGCTGGAATTATAATAACATCTAGATTATGGTCTGCTCAACCTACAGCTGGAAGTGGTTATGAGCTTGATGCTATAGCCGCAGTTGTTCTTGGTGGGACTTCTCTTTCAGGTGGAGTCGGAAGAATTACAGGAACTGCTTTAGGAGCAATTATTATTGGTGTTTTAGGAAACGCTCTAAATCTTTTAGATGTGTCTTCTTATTATCAAATGATGATAAAAGCTTTAGTTATATTAGCTGCAGTGCTTATGGATAGAAAATCTAAATAAAAATTGGAGGGTTCAAATGAATTTTAAATTTAAATCATTAACTATTGGATTAGGTATTTTAGGAATGTTATCTTTTGGTAGTACTACTTTTGCTAAAGAGAAAATAGGCTTTGTTATCTCAACTCAAGACAATCCTTTCTTCGTTAATTTAAAGGATGGAGCTGTAAAAGAATCTCAAAAATTAGGATATGATTTAATAGTTTTAGATTCTCAAAATGATCCTTCAAAGGAACTATCCAATGTTGAAGATCTTCTTGTTAGAGGTGTTGATGTTCTTCTGATAAATCCTACTGATTCTGATGCTGTTATTTCCTCTGTTAGAGCTGCTAATAGAGCCCATGTTCCTGTTGTTACATTAGATAGAGGTGCAAATGGTGGAAAAGTTGTTTCTCATGTTGCTTCTGACAATATCGCTGGAGGTAAATTAGCTGGTGAATTCTTATTTAATAAACTAAATGGAAAGGGAAATATTATTGAATTAGAAGGAATTCCTGGAACAACTGCTGCAAGAGATAGAGGACAAGGATTTAATGAAGCTATTAAAGGAAATTTAAATATTGTAGCCAATCAAGCTGCAGATTTTGATAGAACAAAAGGATTAAATGTTACAGAAAACTTATTACAAGCATATCCAGATGTACAAGCTATATTTGCTCAAAATGATGAAATGGCTTTAGGAGCTTCTAAAGCTGTTGAAGCTGCTGGTAAAAATAATATTTTAATAGTTGGATTTGATGCAACAGAAGATGCTATCACTGCAGTTAAAAATGGAACTATGACTGCTACAATAGCTCAAAATCCAGAGAAAATAGGTTCTGAAGGAATAGATGTTGCTAATAAAATAATTAAGAAAGAAACTGTAGATACGTATATTCCAGTTCCTTTAAAAATAATCACTAAATAATCATAGGAGGATTTTCCTCCTATTTTTTATTCATTTTTTCTCTTTTTTAATATATAATCTAAGTTATTCTATCAAATGTTAAAGGAGAATTATGAAATATTTTTTATTTTTAAATCATCCTAAGGGAGAAAAAATCTATAAATTATCCGAAAAAAGGGAATATATTTTAAGAGAATATTTTAAAAGTGTTAACACAATAACTATGCCTTTAGAAATAGAAGGAAAAGTTTATGACTGCGTAGTTGATTATACTGTTTTTAGTAATCTTGCCAATTTTGACTGTTTTAATTGCCAGGATCCCTGTTGTGCAGATAATCCTTCAATTTATTCTAATGAAACTAGAAATCTTATTCTAAATAATTTAGAATTATATAATACCTTAACTAAAAATATTGAAATTTTAAATGAAAATGAATATTCCTTTGAAGAAATCATTAATCATATAAAAACTTCTCCTCTAATGGTTCCCGAAGAAACTGTAGAAGAAGAAATTAGTTTATGCACTTGTTCTTTTAAACCAAATAATAAATCAACTCTTTGCTCTATACATAGTATTTGCTTAAAAAATAATATGTCAACTGAAGAAATAATCTCTTCAAAACCTCTAGTTTGTAATTTATGGCCTTTAGATATTATTGCTGAGGACGATCTAAGTAAACTCTACATAACACTTCCTGACGACTTTACAACAGGTTTTACTATCGAAGATTATTATGATACTCCATGTATAAATAAAGAACTTACTAAAAGCTCTACTTTTAGAAGAAAAAATCCTGAAGGTTTTTATGAAAAAGATTACGTTCCTGTTTTAATTGCTTATAAAGAAACTCTAATTCATATTTTTGGAA is drawn from Cetobacterium ceti and contains these coding sequences:
- the rbsD gene encoding D-ribose pyranase encodes the protein MKKSRLLNSEISYEISKLGHTDHITVCDAGLPISESVKRIDLAIERNIPPFIDVLDPILEEMMVEEIILATEILEHNLFIYDEIKKLFIKHNMKPKITLITHEEFKVITKKSKAIIRSGECSPYANIILKSGVVF
- the rbsA gene encoding ribose ABC transporter ATP-binding protein RbsA; this translates as MNKEKVLEMKNIIKTFPGVKALDGAFLNVYKGRVMALMGENGAGKSTLMKIMTGIYNKDSGEIKYKGIPVSFKNSKDSQEAGIAIIHQELNLIPYLSITENIFLGREIANKIGKIDWKKMNKEARELLDLLNISDSEKTLIKDLTIGKMQMVEIAKALSQKAELIVMDEPTDALTDKETASLFKVIKSLTKKGKSIIYISHRLKEIPEICDDITIMRDGKFVKEAEVKNIDENFIIENMVGRTLDEQFPRITVPLGKEILKVENLNGEHVKNVSFSIHQGEILGIAGLMGAGRSELVKTIYGYYKKNQGQIFIDGQKVNINSPEDGIKNGIAYVSEDRKGDGLVLGLSVKENMTLSSLTSISNIGKINNKKENSLVEDFINKFRIKTPSKEQIIKNLSGGNQQKVAIAKALLTNPKILILDEPTRGVDVGAKKEIYDVINELKKKGLSIIMISSEMPEVMGLSDRIMVMHENKISGNLTLEEATQENIMRCAVGVK
- the rbsB gene encoding ribose ABC transporter substrate-binding protein RbsB; translation: MNFKFKSLTIGLGILGMLSFGSTTFAKEKIGFVISTQDNPFFVNLKDGAVKESQKLGYDLIVLDSQNDPSKELSNVEDLLVRGVDVLLINPTDSDAVISSVRAANRAHVPVVTLDRGANGGKVVSHVASDNIAGGKLAGEFLFNKLNGKGNIIELEGIPGTTAARDRGQGFNEAIKGNLNIVANQAADFDRTKGLNVTENLLQAYPDVQAIFAQNDEMALGASKAVEAAGKNNILIVGFDATEDAITAVKNGTMTATIAQNPEKIGSEGIDVANKIIKKETVDTYIPVPLKIITK
- the rbsC gene encoding ribose ABC transporter permease, whose amino-acid sequence is MLKKILNNKPLIGLIIFSIIVSIINPRFLSFMNILNVLRQTSVNSIIAIGMTLVILTAGIDLSVGSILAISGAFCAGMIAFGLTPVISIILALGAGFLFGMFNGVLVSKGKLQPFIVTLVTMTLLRGATLVFTDGKPIPVRNGGAIFDNIGEGYFLNIPIPIYIMVLLFISGYFLLTHTKFGRYIYAIGGNEEATKLSGINTDKVKIMVYGISGLLSALAGIIITSRLWSAQPTAGSGYELDAIAAVVLGGTSLSGGVGRITGTALGAIIIGVLGNALNLLDVSSYYQMMIKALVILAAVLMDRKSK
- the rbsK gene encoding ribokinase — encoded protein: MKKILVVGSINMDLVTICERAPKGGETLFGKEFLQIPGGKGANQAVAIGKLNGNVCMLGKVGSDSLGDTLLGSLKNNNVNIKHVEKVEGSSGIAKIIVEENGENRILVVPGANGKVDINFIERNIEIIENSDYIIAQLEIPVETVEFLFKKAKSLNKTTILNPAPGRILSREIIEYSDFIIPNESELELLTGLKTDSEDNIKKAGKVLLELGVKGLLVTMGSKGSLYMTKSESKFYPAYKVKALDTTAAGDSFIGGFATGLSKGLQIKDAINLGTKVAAISVTRRGAQTSLPTLDEVIAFKGEK
- a CDS encoding LacI family DNA-binding transcriptional regulator, whose product is MTMKEIAQSLGLSVATVSRAINNKPNVNPKTKKLIKEFAEKIMYTPNAAAQQLAKKENKTIGILVPTLSNPFFSELIDNVCKLLYDNNYQVIIYNSNNDFSIEKASIKEMVAARVNGAIIILAKSSYEENPLMAFEKLNIPSILLDREMYSYEGAGIYLDNEKGAYEITKNLIVKNCKNIGFLTGNLNLKTASDRFMGYKRALAEHNIPFKEENIFYGDFTIKSGLDSYKKFNLNEIDGIFASNNLMLIGFLKGQKNKNRNIHLACFDKISLLEILDYNITFCEFSFDNICNNVLKFLENNEKNQIYITPMVKG